Proteins encoded together in one Balearica regulorum gibbericeps isolate bBalReg1 chromosome 3, bBalReg1.pri, whole genome shotgun sequence window:
- the SAYSD1 gene encoding SAYSvFN domain-containing protein 1, producing the protein MSAAVERRLAQFRAARGSVAPSPRPSEPPGKAAVPEATEGQRAAAVGAGGGAEAHPGGAAAAAPVWARPLLLKVLLWAVLLALFAELELGLPYFVLSGLYWMYAGTRGPAERRRGELSAYSVFNPGCTAIAGTLTAEQLERELHYRPAAGR; encoded by the exons ATGTCGGCTGCCGTGGAGCGGCGCCTGGCGCAGTTTCGCGCCGCTCGCGGAAGCGTCGCTCCGTCGCCGCGTCCCTCGGAGCCGCCGGGAAAGGCCGCGGTTCCAGAGGCCACCGAGGGACAGCGGGCCGCCGCGGTGGGCGCGGGAGGCGGCGCCGAG GCCCAtcccggcggggcggcggcggcggctccggtGTGGGCGCGTCCGCTGCTGCTGAAGGTGCTGCTGTGGGCGGTGCTGCTGGCGCTGTTCGcggagctggagctggggctgccctaTTTCGTCCTCTCCGGGCTCTACTGGATGTACGCCGGCACCCGCGGCCCCGCCGAGCGGCGGCGAGGCGAGCTGAGCGCCTACTCCGTCTTCAACCCCGGCTGCACCGCTATCGCCGGGACGCTGACGGCCgagcagctggagagggagcTACATTACCGGCCCGCCGCCGGGAGGTAG